TACAGGTAATTCACAAAGTTGCGTACTACAATAAATATACGCAACTGCTTGTTCAAGTTAGAATTGAGAATCAATGAAAACTAGAACAAATCAATAACTAAATGTTGTCTTATTCTATGGCCTAAGCGGATTCTTCACTGCCGGGCCATTGCGCGTAGCGCCCCCCGCTGACTACAAATAATATAATGCTTGTTAGACTCCGTACTGATATCCAATATCTATCAGCTATTGGACATCTACTCAGTGACTTTCACCAGTTTTACCATAACAACTATATTAGTGTAACAGGATTTGGATAAATTATTGAAGGAACAAGTTTATGCAACCAACCCCTACACCTCTATATAAGACCATTACCATTACAGCCATCAAAGAAGAGGTCAAGGGGTTTAAAACCATTTCGTTTGCCACTAAGGAAGCCCTTCCTTACCGGTCAGGGCAATACCTGACACTGGTAGATTATGTGGGTGCTGAAGAAGTGCGTCGCTCGTACTCCATTACTTCTTCACCAGAATTAAATGAGCCGCTGACCATAGGTGTAAAACGTATAGAAAATGGATTGTTTTCCCGTAAACTGGTAGATCTGGCTCAACCCTTTGATACCTGGCTGACCACAGGTTCAGGAGGCTTTTTTACACTTCCGGAAGATGTATCTTCTCTTAAGCAGCTTTTCTTTCTGGCCGCTGGCAGTGGCATTACACCTATTTACTCGTTGATAAAAACGGTATTGTATAAGCACCCCCACTTACATATAGTGTTGATCTATAGCAATTCGTCTACTGAAAAAGCGCTCTTTCGCCATGAGCTGGAACAGCTGGCACAACAACACCCCAAACAGGTTACCATTGAATTTCTATACAGTAATGCACCCAACCTAAACCGGGCACGCCTTCATCGCGATTTATTTTTACAATTGTTAGAGCAACATGTAACTGTAGCTATAAATGAAGTGTTGTTCTATATCTGTGGCCCTGAAGCCTATATGCGCATGTGCACCTATATTTTACAAGAGCACAATGTTCCTAAAGAGCAGATCAAGCGCGAAAACTTTATCATACACACAAAGACGCCGCATAAAATAGAGCCGCCTGACAAAGGCGTTCACCAGGTTACGATCTACTGGAACCAGCAACAGATACAGTTCCCGGCAGGCTATCCACAAACTATACTGAGTGCTGCCGAAGCTGCTGGTTATGCATTGCCCTATAGCTGTCGATCAGGGCAATGTGGCAACTGTGTGGCTCATTGCAAGAAAGGCCAGGTGTGGATGTCATATAATGAAGTACTAACAGAAAAGGATCTGGCTAAAGGGTTGATCCTTACCTGCACAGGATCGCCAATGTATGGCGATGTGACCTTGGAGTTATAAGTATAGCTAAACCTTTACTGCCCCAAGCTTAACCAAACGAAAAGCTCTGCATCACGCAGAGCTTTTCGTTTATATCACAATGACTAATGACCATTGCCCCAATGACTTAACTAACAATCATCAGCTTAGCATAATTCAGCATGATCTTCTTTTCACCGTTTTGCTCAAACTTAATAGTAGCTACCGGGTTGTGGCTGGAGCCTTCCAGCTTCAACACTTCGCCAAAGCCAAACTTCTGATGCTCTACGCGCATGCCTTCTTTCAATGTAGCAGGATCGCTGGGAACAAAATTGGCTGATGCGGTATGGGCTACTTCTTTGGGCTTGTTGTTGCTCACCAAAGTAGATACCGCTGTTTTTTCAGGAGCGCTACTATTGCCGCCAAAGCCACGCTGCATGCGCTCAAAGGCATTGCCCTGACCCCAGCTGGATGATTTCTGGTTCTTTACACCACCGCCAGCAAAGCTTACATCAATATGCGTTTCAGGAATCTCGGTAATAAAGCGGCTACTGTCGCTTTGAATCAGTTGGCCAAAGCGGTAGCGCGTATTAGCGTACGTTAGATACAGGCGTGTTTTAGCGCGCGTAACGGCCACATAGAACAGGCGGCGTTCTTCTTCCAACTCCTCGCGCGTGTTAAGGCTCATGGCGTTGGGGAACAGCCCTTCTTCCAAACCACCTACAAACACCACCGGGAACTCTAGTCCTTTGGCAGCGTGGATGGTCATGAGTTTTACCGTATCCGCGTCAGGATCTTTCTGGTCAGCATCGGTAAGCAGTACAATCTGCTGCAGGTAAGCCGCCAGGCCTTTATCACCCACCTCACCGCTCTCTTCACTCATTGGCGTTTCGGTAAACTCTTTAATAGAGTTCAGCAATTCCTGTACGTTCTCGTAGCGTTGTACACCTTCCGTACTCTTATCGTTAAACAGCTCTTTTACAAAACCGGTTTGCTTACCCACATGGAAAGCAATATCGTAGGCGTTCTTTGTTTCCAGCATGCTTTTAAAGCTGCGGATCATCAGCACAAATTCTTCAATGGCCTGTAGCGTGCCGGCTTTAAAACCAAACATGGGAGCGGCCTCCAGCACTTCCCACATAGAGATATTACCCTCGTTGGCAGCCAGCACCGCGCGGTCTACCGAGGTTTTACCAATACCACGTACCGGGTAGTTGATAATACGCTTCAGTGCTTCTTCATCCTTAGGGTTCACCACCAGTCGCAGGTAGGCAATAAAGTCCTTGATCTCCTTGCGTTGATAGAAAGAGATACCGCCAAAAATGGTGTAGGGAATATTGTGGCGACGCAGGCTTTCTTCAAAGGCCCGGCTCTGGGCGTTGGTTCTGTAAAGCAGAGCGAACTCTTTGTTCTTAAAATGGTTGCGTAGCTTCTGCTCCAGGATGGCATCGGCAATGAACTTACCCTCTTCATTATCGCTCATGGTGCGCACCAGGCGGATCTTTTCACCAGCAGCGTTTTCGGTAAAGAGGGTTTTAGGGATCTGTCCCTTATTGTTCTTAATAATCTCGTTGGCCACCGTCAGAATGCTTTGGGTACTGCGGTAGTTCTGTTCCAGCTTGATCACCTTGGCATCAGTGTAGTCCTGCTGAAACTGCAGGATGTTTTGAATGGTAGCGCCACGGAAGGCATAGATACTCTGGGCATCGTCACCCACCACGCACACATTTTCATGTGCGGCGGCTAATAATTTAATGATCTCGTACTGGGCCGGGTTAGTATCCTGGTACTCATCGATCATTATATACTTGAACTTGTGCTGGTACTTGTGCAATACTTCCGGAGTGGTTTTCAACAACTCATAGAACTTGAACAACAGGTCGTCAAAGTCCATAGCGCCGTTTTTAAAGCAGCGCTTCTGGTAGGCCTCATATATATGGCCGATCATGGGGCGGTTGGCCCGCATGTCCTCCTGCTGAATGTGGTAGTCGTTTTTGTATTCCCCTGCCGTTACCAGGCCGTTCTTGGCGCCGGAAATACGATTATAAACAGCGTTGGGTTTATAGTGCTGTACGTCCAGGTTCAGTTCCTGGGTTACCGTTTTTACCACGCTCTTGGCATCGTCGGTATCGTATATGGTAAACGAGTTGGGGTAACCAATGCGGTGTGCTTCTGCGCGCAGAATACGGGCAAACACGGAGTGAAATGTGCCAATATAAAGGTTGCGGGCCTCGCGGTTGGCCAGGATGTGTTCTACCCGCTCTTTCATTTCGGCAGCCGCCTTATTGGTAAAGGTGAGCGACAATATATTAAAGGCATCTACGCCCTTGGCCATCAAGTGAGCAATCCGGGTGGTAAGTACTTTGGTTTTTCCACTGCCCGCGCCGGCAACAATCATCAGCGGGCCTTCTGTGCTGGTCACGGCGTCGCGCTGACGCTCGTTCAGTCCCTTCAGGTAATCTTGCATCCGGCGAAGGTACGCTGAGCCGGACGGATTGCTAAAAAATTGAGTAGTTAATTTTTAAGATAAGTGGATGTGTAACTCCTATCTTAAAATAATGAATCTGTTTTGGGGAAAAGTTGTGAGGCATTGCCTACTTAGGAAGAATGTTGTATTAATGGAATGCATTATATAGAAACAACAAAACTTACCTTATACCATATCTGTTAGCAAATAAGATATAAGGTAAGTCTTAGCAATTGACTTTTAGCCGCGGCTGATAGATTGTAACCGTTGTGCTATGGCCTCTTCTACATTTACAGGAATAGTATAAGAGTCGTCATTAATTGGGGCTAACCTCCCTAAACTGGAATCCCACGTAAAAATATGCTCCTCTCCATCATATGATACCTTGTACCGGGTTTCAGTATTGAACTGAAATGGTGTTGCTTTTATACCATATGGTACCCCATCAACTACAAGTTGGAATCGTTGCTCAGCCATAATTGATATTTATGAAAAAGGCATCAAATAAAACTCCAAAAACAGATTATAGTCTTAAATATTTATTAGAGTTTGGAGTTGTTTGCACATCTTTTTCAAACAAAAATGACGCTTCTCATAAGAGGCTGTACAATGGAGACCTACTAGTGTTGAAACAACTGCCATGTTTGCTGCTTGTTTTCACTGCCCACTCATTATCGTCAGCATTTTTTTTCTTTCTAGCCGAGTCTCCTATACTTGGCTGTCTCGTCCTAAAATAAGTTTACAGGTGAGTTGATTGGTTTACAATAGTAGGTGTTCTTTTTGATTTTTTCCATTGTCTGTTTACTTGTAGTTTTTGTGCGTGCACTTTATTGGGAGTATTCATTTGTATACTTAAGTGCGGCCTTCTTTCATTATAGCTTTCTACTACTTGCTTGAGTAATTCAGTGGCCTGCTCCAGGTTAGATGGCCCATAATGTTTGAGGTATTCATGTTTGATGATGCCGTTGATTCGTTCGGCAATGGCATTGTCCAGCGGATCCCCGCTCACGGTCATGGAGATGCGTATGTTATGCTGCCCTAAAAGTCCTGTATAAGAGGAAGGGCAATATTGTATGCCTCTATCGGAATGGTGGATTAAAGAATGCCTGGGATGCAACCGGCCCGCAAGAGCCATTTGAAGTGCTTTTTTGCAATGGACAGCTTCCAGGGTATCGGCTATGTGGTAGCCCATAATTTTATGAGAATACGCAGCTGTAACAAGGCTTAAATAAAGATATTGCCGCCCACAGGGCACGTACGTGATGTCTGCTACCCACAGTTGTTCGGGTAGTGCGGGATGCCAGCCTTTAACCAGGTTAGCATATTTCTTTAACCAATGGTGTGACTGGGTGGTAGAAACCCTTCTTTTTCTTCTTCTGATTAAAAGCCGCTGCTCACTTAAAGTAGAAAACAGGGCATCCCGTCCCATCTTGATAGCATGCGCCCGGTAAAAGCCCTGTAAGAGCTGGTGCAGTTTGCGGGTGCCGATGGCCGGATGTTCCCTTCTCAGTGTTTTTACTTCCTCAACCACCAGTTGCTGGGTATTGTGCTTACGGTGGCTGTTCCTGGTGTTTTTATAAAAGGCCTGTCTTGTCAGACCAAGTAACCAACAGAGCCGCTCCAGGCTGACGGAGGGATAACTGTCTTTCATTTCGCGGATTACCTGGTATTGGGCTTTTTTCGGATCGGTACCTTTAAGTCTTTCTCCGCCTTTTCAATGATTCGCTCATAGGCTTCCGCGCGCAGCTTTTCATCCTCCAACTGCCGTTCCAGCTCTCTTATTTTTTCCTCTAATTGTTTTTTGCTTGCTTTACCCGTGTTCATTTTTCGAATTAAGGCATGAGACCTTACCGCACTAAATTTAATCATTACCGGCTGTTTATGGTCTTCATAACCATAAAGCTTCATCCAGCGTTGAATGCCGCTTTTCATCTTGATACCATA
This genomic interval from Flavisolibacter tropicus contains the following:
- a CDS encoding ferredoxin--NADP reductase, giving the protein MQPTPTPLYKTITITAIKEEVKGFKTISFATKEALPYRSGQYLTLVDYVGAEEVRRSYSITSSPELNEPLTIGVKRIENGLFSRKLVDLAQPFDTWLTTGSGGFFTLPEDVSSLKQLFFLAAGSGITPIYSLIKTVLYKHPHLHIVLIYSNSSTEKALFRHELEQLAQQHPKQVTIEFLYSNAPNLNRARLHRDLFLQLLEQHVTVAINEVLFYICGPEAYMRMCTYILQEHNVPKEQIKRENFIIHTKTPHKIEPPDKGVHQVTIYWNQQQIQFPAGYPQTILSAAEAAGYALPYSCRSGQCGNCVAHCKKGQVWMSYNEVLTEKDLAKGLILTCTGSPMYGDVTLEL
- a CDS encoding ATP-dependent helicase is translated as MQDYLKGLNERQRDAVTSTEGPLMIVAGAGSGKTKVLTTRIAHLMAKGVDAFNILSLTFTNKAAAEMKERVEHILANREARNLYIGTFHSVFARILRAEAHRIGYPNSFTIYDTDDAKSVVKTVTQELNLDVQHYKPNAVYNRISGAKNGLVTAGEYKNDYHIQQEDMRANRPMIGHIYEAYQKRCFKNGAMDFDDLLFKFYELLKTTPEVLHKYQHKFKYIMIDEYQDTNPAQYEIIKLLAAAHENVCVVGDDAQSIYAFRGATIQNILQFQQDYTDAKVIKLEQNYRSTQSILTVANEIIKNNKGQIPKTLFTENAAGEKIRLVRTMSDNEEGKFIADAILEQKLRNHFKNKEFALLYRTNAQSRAFEESLRRHNIPYTIFGGISFYQRKEIKDFIAYLRLVVNPKDEEALKRIINYPVRGIGKTSVDRAVLAANEGNISMWEVLEAAPMFGFKAGTLQAIEEFVLMIRSFKSMLETKNAYDIAFHVGKQTGFVKELFNDKSTEGVQRYENVQELLNSIKEFTETPMSEESGEVGDKGLAAYLQQIVLLTDADQKDPDADTVKLMTIHAAKGLEFPVVFVGGLEEGLFPNAMSLNTREELEEERRLFYVAVTRAKTRLYLTYANTRYRFGQLIQSDSSRFITEIPETHIDVSFAGGGVKNQKSSSWGQGNAFERMQRGFGGNSSAPEKTAVSTLVSNNKPKEVAHTASANFVPSDPATLKEGMRVEHQKFGFGEVLKLEGSSHNPVATIKFEQNGEKKIMLNYAKLMIVS
- a CDS encoding IS3 family transposase → MKDSYPSVSLERLCWLLGLTRQAFYKNTRNSHRKHNTQQLVVEEVKTLRREHPAIGTRKLHQLLQGFYRAHAIKMGRDALFSTLSEQRLLIRRRKRRVSTTQSHHWLKKYANLVKGWHPALPEQLWVADITYVPCGRQYLYLSLVTAAYSHKIMGYHIADTLEAVHCKKALQMALAGRLHPRHSLIHHSDRGIQYCPSSYTGLLGQHNIRISMTVSGDPLDNAIAERINGIIKHEYLKHYGPSNLEQATELLKQVVESYNERRPHLSIQMNTPNKVHAQKLQVNRQWKKSKRTPTIVNQSTHL